In a single window of the Littorina saxatilis isolate snail1 linkage group LG3, US_GU_Lsax_2.0, whole genome shotgun sequence genome:
- the LOC138962881 gene encoding papilin-like, giving the protein MFVTLLALALVGVAHSGTVDTISTVTCANMRCSTGGCEDTPSGPKCVKPGKCPATKKGTFGICLEACSSDASCSGDEKCCSNGCGHVCLDPVTDDVTTMKPVVTSCMMMKCSAGHVCVDHVTGGRCEPVTRPGTCPLVLCAVRVNGTTKCLDTCDVDTDCKDSGHKCCNQCGCKRCVKAFNLNVGCAATLCIKGTKCVETPTGAKCVNDTVKPGDCPVMACPLIASLTKPTCTADGYCDSDADCDGSKKCCKGCNGCGKCYEPPKPPSCDDKDCKPGYECVMNQVLCVRAPCPAIPTCVVHKCYQAKQPGLCKAYFPSWYYDTNSRTCKEFVYGGCGGNDNRFTTKKLCKKACRKAKCPAQAKDVTCAKKNECSKRAGKNLPVCPQGQSCCRTSCGRKCQVPVFD; this is encoded by the exons ATGTTCGTCACACTTCTAGCTCTCGCCCTG GTGGGCGTGGCCCACTCAGGGACGGTCGACACGATTTCAACAGTCACGTGTGCCAATATG AGATGTTCCACTGGTGGCTGTGAGGACACGCCTTCGGGACCTAAATGTGTTAAAC CTGGCAAGTGCCCTGCAACGAAGAAGGGCACGTTTGGAATTTGCCTTGAAGCGTGCAGCAGCGACGCGTCATGCTCCGGTGACGAGAAGTGTTGCTCTAACGGCTGTGGTCACGTGTGCCTGGACCCCGTCACGGATGACGTCACCACCATGAAACCCGTGGTCACCTCCTGCATGATGATG AAATGTTCTGCTGGTCACGTGTGTGTGGACCATGTCACTGGCGGCCGCTGCGAGCCCGTCACAC GTCCAGGAACGTGCCCCTTGGTCCTGTGCGCTGTACGTGTCAACGGGACCACGAAATGCCTGGACACCTGTGACGTGGACACGGACTGCAAAGACAGCGGTCACAAGTGCTGCAACCAGTGCGGCTGTAAACGCTGCGTCAAAGCTTTCAACCTCAACGTTGGATGTGCTGCCACG ttatgTATCAAGGGAACGAAATGTGTGGAGACACCGACGGGAGCCAAGTGTGTCAACGACACAGTCA AGCCCGGCGACTGCCCCGTGATGGCGTGTCCTCTGATCGCTAGTCTCACGAAGCCCACGTGCACAGCTGACGGCTACTGTGACAGTGACGCGGACTGCGACGGAAGCAAGAAATGCTGCAAGGGCTGCAACGGCTGTGGAAAATGCTATGAGCCGCCCAAACCCCCGTCCTGTGACGATAAG gACTGCAAACCTGGCTATGAGTGCGTGATGAATCAAGTGCTCTGTGTCAGAGCGCCCTGTCCTGCAATACCCACCTGTGTTGTCC ACAAGTGCTATCAGGCGAAGCAGCCGGGCCTGTGTAAGGCGTACTTCCCCAGTTGGTACTACGATACAAACAGCAGGACGTGCAAGGAGTTTGTATATGGCGGATGTGGGGGCAACGACAACCGCTTCACCACCAAGAAACTCTGCAAGAAG GCATGTCGTAAAGCGAAATGCCCCGCGCAAGCTAAAGACGTGACTTGCGCGAAGAAGAACGAGTGTTCGAAACGTGCGGGCAAAAACCTGCCAGTGTGCCCACAGGGTCAGTCATGCTGTCGTACTTCGTGTGGAAGGAAGTGTCAGGTACCCGTCTTTGACTGA